DNA from Leptospira bandrabouensis:
ATTTCCAGAAATATTAAAAACTGTAAGATTACCGACCTGATCAACAGAGTTAAAAATCTTTCTTAATTCATTAAAATCTTTAAAAGATGTGTTTTTTACTATTTTAAACCAGGTTTTTAAGGAAGATTCAGAATTCGGATGTTTATTAATAAAATCATCAAGTTTCTTCCAACTAATAATATGCACTTAATCCAGGAATATCTCAATATGAGATGAGTCAAATTCTTTTTTCTTATTTTAGGAAAGTTTTTTTGCGATTTCGTATAACGAACTAGACTAACCGACGTAGGCTGGCCCTGAGTCCCAACGGGACGTTAGGGATTGGCACGACGCTTGCGTAAGCAAGAGGAGTGACAAAAGCCTATGTGTCGCAGACCGAGCGAGGGCGCAAGTCCCGAAGCGAAGCGGTTAGTTGCTGTTAGCCGCCGTGCTTTTTATCTATAATGATTTTACCTGAAAAATCTATTGTTACATGATTTAATGATTTTGCATTTAAAAAATATCTTAATTGAGCACGATTTAAGTCTTTATCAGAAAGTTTCGGTCCTAATTGAATTCCAGTCAAAGAGAATGGAAGATTATTTAAATCAAATTCAACGAAAGGACAGAATATGCCAAAAGAATTTTTCCTGAAATTTAAGTTTTTCATATTTCCATATTTATTCATATTATAGAAAATGATTCTTAATTCATTTTCAGGTTAATAATCCTCATGCTTTACAAAATTCTTCCATATACTCAATTGGTTGAATATTGCGAAAGAGTTATATCCTTGAATTAAGCCAATTATAAGGTCTAAAATAATATTGAAGATTTCACTTCCATATGCAATTTTACCGAATAGAAAATAATAACCATTACCTTGAAAGTTGGTTTCGAATTCTAGTGAAACTCCGCTTCCGTTGTCTCCGTATAATCGCCATTGATTTAATTCGTCTTTGTTAAGAGAAGTAGATAAAATAAATTTTGAATTAAAGCTTTTAATTCTAGTATGATGAAATGGATTTTTAATATTTTTATTTAGCAAATAGTCAGAGTAGTAAGTCTCTGACTTATCATTTAAGCCTGCAATTCCGCTAAATCGTATTGTGTTATTTTGTAAAATGCTAACTAGTGAATCAAATGATGTATAATGATAGAATTTCTTTTTTTGATTTCCTAAGCTGAAGAGAATTTTGAACAATTCGTCTTGAAAATGTTCCGTAAATCTAATCTGCTTATTTACTCTAAAGTTATGATAAGTGTTCTTTAGATGTTCATTCCTTAAATATCGTTCATTTACATATTTTTCAAAATATAGTAAGTATTCTGCTTCGAAGTTTTCGAATTTAAGGATTTTTATATTTTTCTCAATAAATTGAAGAGAAAAAATTCTATCATATTCCAATAGTTTATTTGGATCTGCTGAAAATAGTTTTCTTAGTGAATTGTATATGTATTCAATCATAATTTTAAAGCATTGCGGCTAACGAACTAGGGGAGACGACGTAGGCTGGCCCTGAGTCCCAACGGGACGTTAGGGACTGGAACGACGCTTGCGCAAGCAAGAGGAGTGCCAGAAGCCTATGTGTCGCAGACCGAGCGAGGGCGTAAGTGCCGAAGCGCAGCGTTTCCGCTGTTATACGACGTGTGGTTTATACACTAGCTAATGTTTTCTTCCCTTTCTTAATTACTATTTCACCACCTAAAGTGTGAATTAATTTAGAAAGGACAAGTAATGTTGGATTATCTTGTTTGCCGCTTCTAATTTCTTGAATAACCGTGCTTGATACATTTGCTTTTTTTGAAAGTTCTCTAACAGATACTTTTTGTGATTCCATTAGTTCGATTAGTGTTTCAGAAAGATTGAGTGCATCATATTCCTTATCAAATTTAGCTTTGAAGGATTTATCTTTCATTAAACGATCAAATGTAGATTTAGTAGTAGATGCCTTTTTTACTTCTTGTTTCATAATCTTCCCTTCTTTTAATAGCTCTAATTTTTTCGTTTTTAGGTAGTTTATCAGTTTTCTTAACAAAAGCGTTAGTAATGATTATTTTCTTCCCTTTAACAAAAAAGCAAAGAAACCTGTGGGGCATTGGTTTGAAAGCGAATAGAGAGTCACCTTCAAAATTGAATTTAGTTTTGTCTTTAATTTCACCAATGTCAGCAAATCTTTTGAACAAAGCCAAAGTTTTAATCTTTAAATCATCTGGAAGATCATTGAAATAATCTAGAACATCAGATTTTTCTTTTTCATCAAAATACCATTCAACAGTGAATTTTTCGCCTTTATAAGCTGTAAATTCTATCACTTTTCAAGTGTGCCGGAATAACGGTACAAATTCAATACTTTTTTGTTTTCTTTTATCCGAATTATAAGTTTACAATTATTTTTGCCCATTACGCATAACGAACTAGGCTACTCGACGTTTCCCGACCCTGAGTCCCGGCGGGACGTTAGGGACTGGAACGACGCTTGCGCAAGCAAGAGGAGTGCCAGAAGCCTATGTGTCGCAGACCGAACGAGGGCGCAAGTCCCGAAGTGAAGCGGTTAGTCGTTGTTATGCGCAGTTTTTAGGGGTTATCGATAAAGACTAAGCCACGGATGGCGCTGCAATTATATTAGTTTTGGTTAAATTTTTGCCTATACTCTTCTAATTTATCGGCAGCATAATAAGGTTGCGAACTTGTTAGGCTGTAGCTTTTTTTTTTGAATTGAAGGTAAATCCATATACACCGACTTCAATAAAATTTTGATTTAAATAATAAATGACAAAATCAGAGCCGTGCTCAACATTCCCTTCCCACGGAAGACCGATTTTAGAGGTTTTGAAATTTTCATCCAAATAGAATTTATCTTCCTCATACGTTGGGTTAAGCCAGACGAGAAAAAAATATCTCTTCCCATCAAATTTGAATATTTGTTCTTTTTTTATTTTAAAAATATTATGTAATGAAAAATAACCGGAATTATTGCAAGTTTTCTTCCTTGTTTTAAGATCGCTAAAAAGTAAGTTTAAGTATTCATTTTGATTATTTCTTATAATTCCATATTTTCTGCATCTTTCTTCAAATTCTGATATTGTTTCGTTTCCAATATACTCATTCAGTTTATTAAGATCTCCTTCAAAAGCAGAGTTCAAAAAATTTTCTACGACAGCTTGTATATTTTTGCTTATATATTTTTCGAGAGTATAACCATTTTGTTTATACATTTCAAAATAGTTATCATTTTCATTTATGAAATAATATATACCTGGGGATAATTCCCGAAATCCGTCTTTTATAATTATTTGTTTTGACTTTTCAACGGTTAAACAGCTGAAATTTATCAAAATTAGAAATAGTATATTCTTCATTTTCATTTATATACCGTTGTGCTAAGTTACTAAAAAAGAAAAATTTTGACTGTAATAGAAATTTGCCAAATGAATTTAACATTTTATTATTTTACGAGCACGGATGCTCGCTCTTTTGGCTACTTATAATTTTACCTAAAAATTGCGCATAACGAACTAGGCTAATCGACGTTCCTCGTAGCTGAGCCTGCGGAGCAGGCGTTAGCGTCGGCGCGTCTTCTTGCGGAGCGAGAAGCGTGACGGAGAGGAATGTGGCGCAGCCCAAGCGAGGCCGTAGTGCCGAAGCGCAGTGCGTAGCCGCTGTTATGCGAAGGTAGCTATTGTTCAAATTCTAATTTTTTGAAATCAATATGTGAATAATAATAACTTTCTTTCGTTGAAAGTAATTCGGATTTATCGAAAATGTTTTCAGAAATTCCTTCCTGAATAATTTGGTAAGCTTTTTCTTTTAAGCTAGGTAAGGAATATTTTATCGTTTGAAATACTATGAAAATGTTAATACCAGTGTAATCATGTGCTATTCGATTCCTTAGACCAACTACATCTTTCCAAGGATATGAGTATTCATTTTTTGTTTCGTCACTGAGTTTAGTGCTATTTTCACCAATTTGAGTTAGGAGACTCAAAATAGCATTATAATTCATTTGATCATTAGTTTCGTAAAGAGTTTCAGGATTTTCAAAACTATTTGAATAGAGAATAATTTTTTCGATGTATTCGATTATATTGAGAAGGTAAAGAAGATCATTTTTTCTATTCTTTAACATAGATCATTTCTTTATTTGCCCTATGTAGAATTATTGGGTTTGCATATTTCTTTAAAACTAAGTCTACTTTAAGATTTAGTTTTTTTTCAAGTTCTTCTTTTAAAGATAATGCCGATTGAAAATCTATATCATTTTCAACTAAAATGTCAATGTCATGAAAATTCGAATCTTTCCTAGCAAAAGATCCGAAAACTCCTAGCCTATCTAAATTATACTTTGAAAGTAATTTGGAATTTTTGAGGAAAATCTGGAATTCCGAGATATTCTTCACAGCTACTGACATATAATTAGATTTTACCAATAAAAGTAAGTTTTCAAGCTAATTTTTATCGCAAATAATCTGCTTATTTCTTTAATCTTTACCCATTTTTTTTTGAATTCTTTTGATTTTAGCTACTTTC
Protein-coding regions in this window:
- a CDS encoding type II toxin-antitoxin system HigB family toxin; this encodes MHIISWKKLDDFINKHPNSESSLKTWFKIVKNTSFKDFNELRKIFNSVDQVGNLTVFNISGNHFRLIVAIHYNRQKVFVRNILTHNEYDKGKWKKENI
- a CDS encoding helix-turn-helix domain-containing protein, coding for MKQEVKKASTTKSTFDRLMKDKSFKAKFDKEYDALNLSETLIELMESQKVSVRELSKKANVSSTVIQEIRSGKQDNPTLLVLSKLIHTLGGEIVIKKGKKTLASV
- a CDS encoding nucleotidyltransferase family protein is translated as MSVAVKNISEFQIFLKNSKLLSKYNLDRLGVFGSFARKDSNFHDIDILVENDIDFQSALSLKEELEKKLNLKVDLVLKKYANPIILHRANKEMIYVKE
- a CDS encoding DUF2971 domain-containing protein, with the translated sequence MIEYIYNSLRKLFSADPNKLLEYDRIFSLQFIEKNIKILKFENFEAEYLLYFEKYVNERYLRNEHLKNTYHNFRVNKQIRFTEHFQDELFKILFSLGNQKKKFYHYTSFDSLVSILQNNTIRFSGIAGLNDKSETYYSDYLLNKNIKNPFHHTRIKSFNSKFILSTSLNKDELNQWRLYGDNGSGVSLEFETNFQGNGYYFLFGKIAYGSEIFNIILDLIIGLIQGYNSFAIFNQLSIWKNFVKHEDY
- a CDS encoding HepT-like ribonuclease domain-containing protein, whose product is MLKNRKNDLLYLLNIIEYIEKIILYSNSFENPETLYETNDQMNYNAILSLLTQIGENSTKLSDETKNEYSYPWKDVVGLRNRIAHDYTGINIFIVFQTIKYSLPSLKEKAYQIIQEGISENIFDKSELLSTKESYYYSHIDFKKLEFEQ
- a CDS encoding type II toxin-antitoxin system RelE/ParE family toxin, translating into MIEFTAYKGEKFTVEWYFDEKEKSDVLDYFNDLPDDLKIKTLALFKRFADIGEIKDKTKFNFEGDSLFAFKPMPHRFLCFFVKGKKIIITNAFVKKTDKLPKNEKIRAIKRREDYETRSKKGIYY